One window of the Puntigrus tetrazona isolate hp1 chromosome 13, ASM1883169v1, whole genome shotgun sequence genome contains the following:
- the LOC122357030 gene encoding cilia- and flagella-associated protein 46-like, whose product MDLRIRQYLSKAQEKRDAVYLRKAFELMRASSPSELLVLCAEQSLQLGCWEVAEDCIMMYLEGKPPANQFLCRAYLCRAQLINTAEDLDKAVMYYLKAIEIARDKSDIISWCSTPRCCISGPSGGS is encoded by the exons ATGGATCTTCGCATCCGACAGTATTTATCAAAAGCTCAGGAGAAAAGAG ATGCTGTGTACCTGAGGAAAGCGTTCGAGCTGATGCGAGCTTCATCTCCGTCTGAGCTCCTCGTGCTGTGTGCAGAACAGTCTCTACAG CTGGGCTGCTGGGAAGTCGCCGAGGACTGTATAATGATGTACTTGGAAGGGAAACCTCCAGCCAATCAGTTCCTGTGTCGAGCGTATCTGTGCCGGGCTCAGCTCATTAACACAGCG GAGGACTTGGATAAGGCCGTGATGTACTATCTGAAGGCGATTGAGATTGCCAGAGACAAGTCAG ATATCATTTCGTGGTGTTCAACGCCTCGCTGCTGTATCTCCGGTCCGTCCGGCGGCTCCTGA